One genomic segment of Ipomoea triloba cultivar NCNSP0323 chromosome 9, ASM357664v1 includes these proteins:
- the LOC116030779 gene encoding uncharacterized protein LOC116030779 isoform X2, giving the protein MAYRRKLGLTRSATFHPEIRRHSSEDLDSPSETSPSLAAKAIRASAAHRESSLSSAYSPRSKGSPTYDYTSMKGSDDVGGFWGVLVRKAKAILEDETMSREIEAPSISPPKANQHDSSKKMENPTLRNGLDAFTSSLNNFGNALEEGRSIVENKTADIIQETRKLQIRRNGTGPSEQNQGSKTQPTQSQKQTSNEDQLTESRKMAVATAAKAKLLLRELKTLKSDLAYAKERCSQLEEENRMLRETGQKGDHHDDDDMIRLQLETLLAEKSRLANENEVYARENRFLREILEYHQLTMDFIDFDEDDIEEVTEVYPLPAVSTFPVPLPQQVTMDVPQTEVPPSHTVPGVEDSTKTC; this is encoded by the exons ATGGCGTACAGGAGGAAGCTGGGGCTCACAAGGTCAGCCACATTCCATCCAGAGATTCGCCGGCATTCTTCCGAAGATTTAGACAGCCCTTCCGAGACGTCGCCTTCGCTGGCAGCGAAGGCGATCAGAGCCTCCGCCGCTCACCGTGAATCCTCCCTCTCCTCCGCTTATTCTCCTCGATCAAAG GGTTCTCCCACCTATGACTATACCTCGATGAAGGGTTCAGATGACGTGGGCGGTTTCTGGGGTGTTCTAGTTAGGAAAGCTAAAGCTATTCTTGAGGATGAAACCATGTCCCGGGAGATTGAAGCCCCTAGTATTAGTCCACCAAAGGCCAACCAG CATGACAGttccaaaaaaatggagaatcCTACTCTTCGGAATGGCTTGGATGCATTCACATCTTCCTTGAacaactttggaaatgcattgGAG GAAGGACGTAGTATTGTCGAGAACAAAACTGCAGACATCATACAAGAAACACGCAAACTACAGATCAGGAGAAATGGAACTGGCCCCAGTGAGCAAAATCAGGGCTCAAAAACACAACCCACTCAGTCTCAGAAGCAAACAAGTAACGAAGATCAACTCACGGAATCTCGCAAG ATGGCAGTGGCAACAGCTGCCAAAGCTAAGCTTCTTCTGCGAGAGCTGAAAACTCTTAAATCAGATCTGGCCTATGCAAAAGAACGGTGTTCTCAGCTGGAGGAAGAAAATAGAATGCTTCGAGAGACTGGCCAAAAGGGAGACcatcatgatgatgatgacatg ATACGCCTCCAGCTTGAGACATTACTAGCTGAGAAATCTCGGCTGGCAAATGAGAATGAGGTGTATGCTCGTGAGAATCGTTTCTTGAGAGAGATTCTTGAATATCACCAACTCACCATGGattttattgattttgatgaggATGACATCGAAGAGGTCACAGAAGTTTACCCTCTTCCTGCAGTCTCAACGTTTCCCGTTCCCCTTCCTCAGCAAGTAACAATGGATGTTCCACAAACTGAAGTTCCACCTAGTCATACAGTTCCTGGAGTGGAAGATTCAACAAAAACTTGTTAG
- the LOC116028837 gene encoding KH domain-containing protein At3g08620-like, which yields MSGYNPNFSPARSVSPQIRSTLDVDSNQYMSELISEHQKLGPFTQVLPICTRLLNQEILRVSGMVPNQGFGELDRLRHRSPSPMASTNLMSNVAGAGLGGWNGLPQERLSGPPGMSMDWQGAPASPSSYTVKKILRLEIPVDTYPNFNFVGRLLGPRGNSLKRVEATTGCRVYIRGKGSIKDPDKEEKLRGRPGYEHLNEPLHILIEADLPANVIDIRLRQAQEIIEELLKPVDESQDYIKRQQLRELAMLNSNFREESPGPSGSVSPFNTSGMKRPKTGHYKC from the exons ATGTCTGGATATAATCCGAACTTCTCACCGGCAAGATCCGTGTCTCCACAGATTAGGAGTACCCTTGATGTGGACAG TAATCAGTACATGTCAGAGCTGATATCGGAGCATCAAAAGCTTGGACCTTTCACTCAAGTTCTTCCAATATGTACCAGGCTTTTGAATCAAG AGATCTTGAGGGTATCTGGAATGGTGCCGAACCAAGGTTTTGGTGAGCTAGATAGACTGAGACATAGAAGCCCCAGTCCTATGGCTTCCACAAATCTAATGTCGAATGTTGCTGGAGCAGGATTGGGTGGTTGGAATGGACTTCCTCAGGAG AGGTTAAGTGGTCCCCCTGGAATGTCAATGGATTGGCAAGGGGCGCCAGCAAGCCCTAGTTCATATACTGTGAAAAAGATATTGCGTTTAGAAATCCCAGTTGATACTTATCCAAAC TTCAATTTTGTAGGACGACTTCTTGGCCCCAGAGGAAATTCACTGAAACGTGTGGAAGCCACTACAGGGTGCCGTGTATATATCCGAGGAAAAGGTTCTATTAAAGACCCAGACAAG GAGGAAAAATTACGGGGAAGACCAGGATACGAACATCTGAACGAACCACTCCACATTTTGATCGAGGCTGATTTACCTGCCAACGTTATTGATATTAGACTCAGACAGGCACAAGAGATTATCGAAGAATTGCTCAAGCCTGTG GACGAGTCGCAGGACTACATAAAGAGACAACAATTGCGCGAGTTAGCGATGCTGAATTCAAATTTCAGGGAAGAGAGCCCGGGACCGAGTGGCAGTGTGTCACCTTTCAATACTAGCGGAATGAAACGTCCCAAGACTGGCCATTATAAATGTTGA
- the LOC116030416 gene encoding uncharacterized protein LOC116030416: protein MGLLRGLSMLLVIWLFWLPQLGSAQLSGSALAAARSLDALLQDYAYQAFGRRPKTGLVYEGNVPSNLTGIKVSALRLRSGSLRSKGVTYNEFEMPVEVRVHPYVKRLVLVYQNLGNLSMKYYPLSGYMYLAPVLGLLAYDATNLSATNLQEWNITASDKPISIRFPDVKSVPGGSTAKCVSIDLKGSVNFSNVLSDNICTTFQQGHFSIVVESIAPSPAPVFPPPPPPAGAPKQAQAPSSEGKKSKKVGIIVGSVVGGLALLVLLAFLIVWVCKYKRKKKMQQMERASEVGEALQMTRVGSTKAPAATVTRTQPTLETEYVP from the coding sequence ATGGGGCTTCTTAGAGGTCTCTCGATGCTTCTTGTGATATGGTTGTTCTGGTTGCCGCAATTAGGCAGTGCTCAGTTGTCTGGTTCTGCTCTGGCAGCTGCACGGTCTCTGGATGCACTTCTCCAAGACTATGCTTATCAAGCATTTGGTCGACGACCCAAAACTGGGTTGGTATACGAGGGAAATGTCCCCTCGAATTTGACAGGGATTAAGGTTTCTGCATTGAGGCTTAGGAGTGGCAGCTTAAGGAGTAAAGGTGTCACCTATAACGAGTTTGAAATGCCTGTTGAAGTCAGAGTGCACCCTTATGTTAAGAGGCTTGTCTTGGTCTATCAAAACTTGGGCAATTTGTCTATGAAGTATTATCCTTTATCTGGGTACATGTATTTAGCCCCCGTTCTTGGTCTTCTTGCTTATGATGCAACGAACCTGTCAGCCACGAACTTGCAGGAGTGGAATATTACGGCATCTGATAAGCCCATCTCTATAAGGTTTCCAGACGTGAAATCAGTGCCTGGTGGATCTACTGCAAAGTGTGTTTCGATTGATTTAAAAGGTTCTGTTAATTTCAGCAATGTGTTATCCGACAACATATGCACAACGTTCCAGCAGGGCCATTTCTCTATTGTTGTCGAGTCCATTGCTCCTTCTCCTGCCCCAGTGTTTCCTCCACCACCGCCACCAGCAGGAGCGCCAAAACAAGCACAGGCGCCAAGTTCCGAGGGTAAGAAGTCCAAAAAGGTTGGGATCATAGTTGGGTCGGTGGTAGGAGGATTGGCACTGTTGGTTCTGTTAGCGTTTCTTATAGTCTGGGTGTGCAAGTACAAACGCAAGAAGAAAATGCAACAGATGGAAAGGGCTTCAGAGGTCGGGGAAGCATTGCAAATGACCAGGGTTGGAAGCACGAAAGCGCCTGCTGCTACTGTAACAAGAACTCAACCAACACTCGAGACTGAATACGTGCCCTAG
- the LOC116028464 gene encoding protein RETICULATA-RELATED 3, chloroplastic-like, producing MATLARLRYSAVAVLSRNLSPPTRQFFSGRNPIFSGDCTSSFSKQSLLESRAFCSAAGSRSSFRPAAAFLAGWRSRVAADPQFPFKVAMEQLVGVSACVAGDMATRPNFGLNELDFVFSTLIVSSILNFVLMYILAPTPSGTQSLPSIFSNCPRSHMFEPGNYGPVLRLGTFVYKGALFAAVGFCAGLVGTAISNGLVKMRKQMDSGFEPPNKAPPTILNAATWAIQMGVSSNLRYQALNGIEFWMAKAVPPLVFRSSVVVIRCLNNVVGGMSFVMLARLTGSQSVNQEKVTAPQ from the coding sequence ATGGCGACGTTAGCTCGGCTCCGTTACTCCGCCGTCGCTGTCCTTTCCCGGAATTTGAGCCCTCCAACTCGTCAATTTTTCTCCGGCCGTAACCCCATTTTTTCCGGCGACTGTACTTCCAGTTTTTCTAAGCAATCCCTGCTTGAATCTCGCGCGTTTTGCTCGGCAGCCGGCAGCCGGAGTAGTTTCCGGCCCGCCGCGGCTTTTCTGGCGGGGTGGAGATCCAGAGTAGCCGCCGATCCACAGTTTCCTTTCAAGGTAGCCATGGAGCAATTAGTCGGCGTTAGCGCCTGCGTGGCCGGAGACATGGCGACCCGCCCCAATTTCGGCCTCAACGAGCTAGATTTCGTCTTCTCCACTCTAATCGTCAGCTCAATTCTCAACTTCGTTCTAATGTACATCTTAGCCCCGACCCCATCGGGCACCCAATCTCTACCGTCCATCTTCTCCAATTGCCCCCGCAGCCACATGTTCGAGCCGGGCAACTACGGGCCGGTCCTCCGCCTGGGCACGTTCGTCTACAAGGGCGCCCTATTCGCGGCCGTCGGGTTCTGCGCGGGCCTAGTGGGGACCGCAATCTCAAACGGGCTGGTGAAGATGAGGAAACAGATGGATTCGGGGTTCGAGCCCCCGAATAAGGCGCCCCCGACGATCCTCAACGCGGCCACGTGGGCAATTCAGATGGGGGTGAGTAGTAATTTGAGGTACCAAGCGTTGAACGGGATCGAATTCTGGATGGCCAAGGCGGTCCCGCCATTGGTGTTTAGGAGCTCCGTTGTGGTCATACGCTGTTTGAATAACGTTGTTGGGGGAATGTCGTTTGTTATGTTGGCTAGGCTCACGGGCTCTCAGAGTGTGAATCAAGAGAAGGTAACTGCCCCCCAGTGA
- the LOC116030779 gene encoding uncharacterized protein LOC116030779 isoform X1: MAYRRKLGLTRSATFHPEIRRHSSEDLDSPSETSPSLAAKAIRASAAHRESSLSSAYSPRSKGSPTYDYTSMKGSDDVGGFWGVLVRKAKAILEDETMSREIEAPSISPPKANQSFQQHDSSKKMENPTLRNGLDAFTSSLNNFGNALEEGRSIVENKTADIIQETRKLQIRRNGTGPSEQNQGSKTQPTQSQKQTSNEDQLTESRKMAVATAAKAKLLLRELKTLKSDLAYAKERCSQLEEENRMLRETGQKGDHHDDDDMIRLQLETLLAEKSRLANENEVYARENRFLREILEYHQLTMDFIDFDEDDIEEVTEVYPLPAVSTFPVPLPQQVTMDVPQTEVPPSHTVPGVEDSTKTC, translated from the exons ATGGCGTACAGGAGGAAGCTGGGGCTCACAAGGTCAGCCACATTCCATCCAGAGATTCGCCGGCATTCTTCCGAAGATTTAGACAGCCCTTCCGAGACGTCGCCTTCGCTGGCAGCGAAGGCGATCAGAGCCTCCGCCGCTCACCGTGAATCCTCCCTCTCCTCCGCTTATTCTCCTCGATCAAAG GGTTCTCCCACCTATGACTATACCTCGATGAAGGGTTCAGATGACGTGGGCGGTTTCTGGGGTGTTCTAGTTAGGAAAGCTAAAGCTATTCTTGAGGATGAAACCATGTCCCGGGAGATTGAAGCCCCTAGTATTAGTCCACCAAAGGCCAACCAG TCTTTTCAACAGCATGACAGttccaaaaaaatggagaatcCTACTCTTCGGAATGGCTTGGATGCATTCACATCTTCCTTGAacaactttggaaatgcattgGAG GAAGGACGTAGTATTGTCGAGAACAAAACTGCAGACATCATACAAGAAACACGCAAACTACAGATCAGGAGAAATGGAACTGGCCCCAGTGAGCAAAATCAGGGCTCAAAAACACAACCCACTCAGTCTCAGAAGCAAACAAGTAACGAAGATCAACTCACGGAATCTCGCAAG ATGGCAGTGGCAACAGCTGCCAAAGCTAAGCTTCTTCTGCGAGAGCTGAAAACTCTTAAATCAGATCTGGCCTATGCAAAAGAACGGTGTTCTCAGCTGGAGGAAGAAAATAGAATGCTTCGAGAGACTGGCCAAAAGGGAGACcatcatgatgatgatgacatg ATACGCCTCCAGCTTGAGACATTACTAGCTGAGAAATCTCGGCTGGCAAATGAGAATGAGGTGTATGCTCGTGAGAATCGTTTCTTGAGAGAGATTCTTGAATATCACCAACTCACCATGGattttattgattttgatgaggATGACATCGAAGAGGTCACAGAAGTTTACCCTCTTCCTGCAGTCTCAACGTTTCCCGTTCCCCTTCCTCAGCAAGTAACAATGGATGTTCCACAAACTGAAGTTCCACCTAGTCATACAGTTCCTGGAGTGGAAGATTCAACAAAAACTTGTTAG